A single region of the Nocardioides ochotonae genome encodes:
- a CDS encoding MIP/aquaporin family protein encodes MTDTSATPAPQPDTELANAEPNAAQKVIAETLGTFILVFFGCGAAVMSGGDYVGTALAFGLALLVGIYAFGRISGAHYNPAVSLGAALSGRVAWAQLPLYIGGQLLGAILGALSLFVLMHGFDGYDATGNMGQNFFGDDTSGYAVWAALLLEMLLTAIFVMVILAVTDARFEHPSLAPLAIGIALVGIHLVAIPATGTSVNPARSIGPALFAGGDAIIQLWLFILAPLVGAAIAGLVYPLAFGRDTDPVPGSGLSFAQARAAGYGGSDSYQQQWNQPEGQATGEGAHTGQSGAGWQGGAQGAQGGQGDQQQYGQQQYAQQQYAGEPIIQDGWQWDPHAQQWIPAQQQPGQAGQAGQAGQQATGAGTGTGTDTGAGAGESAVEPGAAQPGVTDPGHDPDGEWPEDGATHVRQDP; translated from the coding sequence ATGACCGACACGAGCGCCACGCCCGCCCCGCAACCGGACACCGAACTCGCGAACGCAGAGCCCAACGCCGCACAGAAGGTGATCGCCGAGACGCTCGGGACCTTCATCCTGGTCTTCTTCGGCTGCGGCGCAGCCGTCATGAGCGGCGGTGACTACGTGGGCACCGCGCTCGCCTTCGGTCTCGCGCTCCTGGTCGGGATCTACGCCTTCGGGCGGATCTCCGGGGCCCACTACAACCCCGCCGTCAGTCTCGGCGCCGCTCTCAGCGGCCGGGTCGCCTGGGCGCAGCTGCCGCTCTACATCGGCGGACAGCTGCTCGGCGCGATCCTGGGCGCGCTGTCGCTCTTCGTGCTGATGCACGGCTTCGACGGCTACGACGCCACCGGGAACATGGGCCAGAACTTCTTCGGCGACGACACGAGCGGCTACGCGGTCTGGGCGGCGCTGCTGCTCGAGATGCTGCTGACCGCGATCTTCGTGATGGTGATCCTCGCCGTCACCGACGCCCGCTTCGAGCACCCGTCGCTGGCGCCCCTGGCGATCGGCATCGCCCTCGTCGGCATCCACCTCGTCGCGATCCCCGCCACCGGCACCTCGGTCAACCCGGCCCGCTCGATCGGCCCGGCGCTGTTCGCCGGCGGCGACGCGATCATCCAGCTGTGGCTGTTCATCCTCGCCCCGCTGGTCGGCGCCGCCATTGCCGGACTGGTCTACCCGCTCGCCTTCGGCCGCGACACCGACCCGGTCCCCGGCTCCGGGCTCTCCTTCGCCCAGGCCCGCGCGGCGGGCTACGGAGGCTCGGACTCCTACCAGCAGCAGTGGAACCAGCCCGAGGGTCAGGCCACCGGCGAGGGTGCCCACACGGGCCAGTCCGGGGCCGGCTGGCAGGGCGGCGCCCAGGGTGCGCAGGGCGGCCAGGGCGACCAGCAGCAGTACGGCCAGCAGCAGTACGCCCAGCAGCAGTACGCCGGCGAGCCGATCATCCAGGACGGCTGGCAGTGGGACCCGCACGCCCAGCAGTGGATCCCCGCCCAGCAGCAGCCGGGTCAGGCCGGGCAAGCAGGTCAGGCCGGGCAGCAGGCCACTGGTGCCGGCACTGGCACTGGCACTGACACTGGGGCTGGGGCCGGGGAGTCAGCCGTGGAGCCGGGGGCTGCCCAGCCGGGCGTGACCGACCCCGGGCACGATCCGGACGGCGAGTGGCCCGAGGACGGCGCCACTCACGTCAGGCAGGATCCCTGA
- a CDS encoding NADP-dependent isocitrate dehydrogenase, whose amino-acid sequence MAKIIYTHTDEAPLLATYSLLPIIQAYAGKAGVEVETRDISVAARILAQFGLADDALAELGALATTPEANIIKLPNVSASIPQLKAAIKELQEQGFDIPDYPESATTEQDKEIRAKYDKVKGSAVNPVLREGNSDRRAPASVKNYAKAHPHRMGAWSADSKTNVATMGERDFFSNEKSVVIPTDDTLTIKLIGSDGTETVLKDGVKVLAGEVVDATYMDVAALRSFLVDQVARAKEEGILFSAHLKATMMKVSDPIIFGHVVETFLPGVFEQYGEQLKAAGISANDGLGAVLAAVDKLPDGEAIKAAVTQGLAEGPALAMVDSDKGITNLHVPSDIIIDASMPAMIRTSGHMWGPDGEEADTLAVIPDSSYAGVYQAVIDDCRAHGALDPATMGSVSNVGLMAKAAEEYGSHDKTFEVPADGTVQVVNSAGEVLLSHDVKAGDIWRACQTKDAPIRDWVKLAVTRARATGDPAIFWLDENRAHDANLIKKINEYLPEYDTEGLTIEIMAPADACTYSLERIRQGLDTISVTGNVLRDYNTDLFPILELGTSAKMLSVVPLMNGGGLFETGAGGSAPKHVQQLVKENYLRWDSLGEFFALVPSLELYAEQSGRPGAKVLAAALDRATETFLNEDKSPTRRVGGIDNRGSHFYLAMYWAEEIANQTEDADLAAAFKPLADKLRAEEETIVSELNAVQGKPADIGGYYRPDDAKADAVMRPSKTLNEALASF is encoded by the coding sequence ATGGCCAAGATCATCTACACGCACACGGACGAGGCGCCGCTGCTCGCGACGTACTCCCTCCTGCCGATCATCCAGGCGTACGCCGGCAAGGCCGGCGTGGAGGTCGAGACGCGCGACATCTCGGTGGCCGCACGCATCCTGGCCCAGTTCGGGCTGGCCGACGACGCCCTCGCCGAGCTCGGCGCGCTGGCGACGACGCCCGAGGCCAACATCATCAAGCTTCCCAACGTCTCCGCCTCCATCCCGCAGCTCAAGGCCGCGATCAAGGAGCTGCAGGAGCAGGGCTTCGACATCCCGGACTACCCGGAGAGCGCCACCACCGAGCAGGACAAGGAGATCCGCGCCAAGTACGACAAGGTCAAGGGCTCCGCGGTCAACCCGGTCCTGCGCGAGGGCAACTCCGACCGCCGTGCCCCGGCCTCGGTGAAGAACTACGCCAAGGCGCACCCGCACCGCATGGGCGCCTGGAGCGCGGACTCCAAGACCAACGTCGCCACGATGGGCGAGCGTGACTTCTTCTCCAACGAGAAGTCCGTCGTGATCCCCACCGACGACACCCTCACCATCAAGCTCATCGGTTCCGACGGCACCGAGACCGTACTCAAGGACGGCGTGAAGGTGCTCGCCGGCGAGGTCGTCGACGCCACCTACATGGACGTCGCCGCGCTGCGCAGCTTCCTCGTCGACCAGGTCGCCCGGGCCAAGGAGGAGGGCATCCTCTTCTCCGCCCACCTCAAGGCGACGATGATGAAGGTCTCCGACCCGATCATCTTCGGCCACGTCGTCGAGACCTTCCTGCCCGGCGTCTTCGAGCAGTACGGCGAGCAGCTCAAGGCCGCGGGCATCTCCGCCAACGACGGCCTCGGCGCCGTGCTGGCCGCCGTGGACAAGCTCCCCGACGGCGAGGCCATCAAGGCGGCCGTGACCCAGGGCCTGGCCGAGGGCCCGGCGCTGGCGATGGTGGACTCCGACAAGGGCATCACCAACCTGCACGTCCCCAGCGACATCATCATCGACGCCTCGATGCCGGCGATGATCCGCACCTCCGGCCACATGTGGGGCCCCGACGGCGAGGAGGCCGACACCCTCGCGGTGATCCCGGACTCCTCCTACGCCGGCGTCTACCAGGCCGTCATCGACGACTGCCGTGCCCACGGCGCGCTCGACCCCGCCACCATGGGCTCGGTCTCGAACGTCGGCCTGATGGCCAAGGCGGCCGAGGAGTACGGCTCGCACGACAAGACCTTCGAGGTGCCGGCCGACGGCACCGTGCAGGTCGTGAACAGCGCCGGTGAGGTGCTGCTCAGCCACGACGTGAAGGCCGGCGACATCTGGCGCGCCTGCCAGACCAAGGACGCCCCGATCCGCGACTGGGTCAAGCTGGCCGTCACCCGCGCCCGCGCCACCGGCGACCCGGCGATCTTCTGGCTCGACGAGAACCGCGCCCACGACGCCAACCTGATCAAGAAGATCAACGAGTACCTCCCCGAGTACGACACCGAGGGCCTCACGATCGAGATCATGGCGCCGGCCGACGCGTGCACCTACTCCCTGGAGCGCATCCGCCAGGGCCTGGACACGATCTCGGTCACCGGCAACGTGCTGCGCGACTACAACACCGACCTGTTCCCGATCCTCGAGCTCGGCACGTCGGCGAAGATGCTCTCCGTCGTCCCGCTGATGAACGGTGGCGGCCTCTTCGAGACGGGCGCGGGCGGCTCCGCGCCCAAGCACGTGCAGCAGCTGGTCAAGGAGAACTACCTGCGCTGGGACAGCCTGGGTGAGTTCTTCGCCCTGGTGCCCTCCCTCGAGCTGTACGCCGAGCAGTCGGGCCGTCCTGGCGCGAAGGTGCTGGCGGCCGCGCTCGACCGCGCGACCGAGACGTTCCTCAACGAGGACAAGTCCCCGACGCGTCGCGTCGGCGGCATCGACAACCGCGGCTCGCACTTCTACCTGGCCATGTACTGGGCCGAGGAGATCGCGAACCAGACCGAGGACGCCGACCTGGCGGCCGCCTTCAAGCCGCTCGCCGACAAGCTGCGCGCCGAGGAGGAGACCATCGTCTCCGAGCTCAACGCGGTGCAGGGCAAGCCGGCCGACATCGGTGGCTACTACCGCCCCGACGACGCCAAGGCCGACGCGGTCATGCGCCCGAGCAAGACCCTGAACGAGGCGCTCGCCTCCTTCTGA
- a CDS encoding ATP-binding cassette domain-containing protein, translated as MTDTLMTDPARLGPTPPRSPLDDPRRRVDWRRLRAPIVLVALVCAAVAAVATTLGTVVAGRLAESPSGALVGLLAACLIGASLVDTVGKVMWVGASDRAEGVLREDLLDAALRQPLATLSEQAVGEVLDRVDDDTREVGNLVRWQLWMLARTLLGVAPMWIVAGLTWWPAWLLFPALAAVTFVSIRRLLGEIARRKVIEEMAWTDHAAALEEGIAGRDDLRTSLGQAHVVERLTRLSALVHDRFRDVVAVESRLGRRAGVLLHGLLAGIGVSGIALASAGDLSVARLVTLFLVSSTFVGQIAMLANHLPDIQAGMGAVIRLRQMLAVAPEPDGGDPLPVRGALDLDVRHLDFSYDEGTFALADVCLHVPAGVTIALVGRSGSGKSTLAALLSRAVEPPPGTVVLGGRDVRDLDLQQLRAAVGVVTQRTEILAGTLAENITLFEEHSLDRVRAAIAELGLGEWVAGLPDGLDTVLGPGGTRLSAGEEQLVAFARLLIRDVRVVVLDEATARMDPLTEHRVVAAADRLLAGRTGVLIAHRLSTIERAPLVAVLDHGRVVQQGSRAELARVAGPFRDLLVASRAEERHPGTRANDVLVDEAGDGAGEESAGVALPATAAQTPSGPAAAVGGRRRRGAPPEQAEVGSGPSLARGIAHALLVRPAWGVAGAALFLGVSLTGAQGAVTGLVWGRLVEDLEGGSAPTGLLVALVVSLLVAPLMLADAFYRYPRWWVEVLLRVRMSVLFGQTAQHRLPRTPPGEVVARAMDADRYARYADRWVDFVNGLVIAAVTAALAGTWLAGAVLLTVLVTSALASALGRPIAGRSAAAASTARARFGRTLVSVLESARTVKLAAATPAVHAHLQRVDAGRVAAAVREHRVQAVLDGVPMVMVQGGVVAAWAVHATGGWGLGTTLLVANAVAGFDWFGRVAGMVVTEAPGTRAWQQETSRFAGGADLMDLPPGVDLVAGTAPHPPPAERIGLRELELSGLTAVHDDGTIGVHDVDLTVHAGELVLLVGQVGSGKSSLLSALAGLVDHRGRIAWNGTPVEDAQVFLRPGQVAHVAQVPRVLSGTFADNVRLGHDRRFEDPVAAARLGADVADAGGKDALVGHRGVRLSGGQVQRLALARALATDAELLLADDVSSALDATTELELWSALRTRGTTVIGATSKRSALARADRVVVLVDGEVREVGPWAELAERWGHLAG; from the coding sequence ATGACCGACACCCTGATGACCGACCCGGCGCGGCTGGGTCCGACCCCGCCTCGTTCCCCGCTCGACGACCCGCGACGCCGTGTCGACTGGCGACGTCTGCGCGCCCCGATCGTCCTCGTGGCGCTGGTGTGCGCGGCCGTGGCCGCCGTGGCGACGACACTCGGCACGGTCGTCGCCGGTCGGCTGGCCGAGTCCCCGAGCGGCGCGCTGGTGGGCCTGCTCGCGGCCTGCCTGATCGGTGCCTCCCTGGTCGACACGGTGGGCAAGGTGATGTGGGTCGGTGCCTCCGACCGCGCCGAGGGGGTGCTGCGCGAGGACCTGCTCGACGCCGCCCTGCGCCAGCCGCTGGCCACGCTCAGCGAGCAGGCGGTGGGCGAGGTTCTCGACCGCGTCGACGACGACACCCGCGAGGTCGGCAACCTGGTCCGCTGGCAGCTGTGGATGCTGGCGCGCACGCTGCTCGGGGTCGCCCCGATGTGGATCGTCGCCGGCCTCACCTGGTGGCCGGCCTGGCTGCTGTTCCCGGCACTGGCCGCGGTCACCTTCGTCTCGATCCGTCGCCTGCTCGGCGAGATCGCGCGGCGCAAGGTGATCGAGGAGATGGCCTGGACCGACCACGCCGCCGCGCTGGAGGAAGGCATCGCCGGCCGCGACGACCTGCGCACCAGCCTGGGCCAGGCCCACGTCGTGGAGCGTCTGACCCGCCTCTCCGCGCTCGTCCACGACCGGTTCCGCGACGTGGTCGCGGTCGAGTCCCGGCTGGGGCGGCGCGCCGGGGTGCTCCTGCACGGGCTGCTCGCCGGGATCGGGGTCAGCGGGATCGCGTTGGCCTCCGCGGGCGACCTGTCGGTGGCCCGGCTGGTGACCCTCTTCCTGGTCTCCTCCACCTTCGTCGGCCAGATCGCCATGCTGGCCAACCACCTGCCCGACATCCAGGCCGGCATGGGCGCGGTGATCCGGCTGCGCCAGATGCTCGCGGTCGCGCCCGAGCCGGACGGTGGCGACCCGCTGCCGGTCCGCGGCGCCCTCGACCTCGACGTGCGCCACCTCGACTTCTCCTACGACGAGGGCACCTTCGCGCTGGCCGACGTCTGCCTGCACGTGCCTGCCGGAGTCACGATCGCCCTGGTCGGTCGCTCCGGGTCGGGCAAGTCCACGCTCGCCGCGCTGCTGTCGCGCGCCGTCGAGCCGCCGCCGGGCACCGTCGTGCTCGGCGGGCGCGACGTGCGCGACCTGGACCTGCAGCAGCTGCGGGCGGCGGTCGGTGTGGTCACCCAGCGCACCGAGATCCTGGCCGGGACGCTCGCGGAGAACATCACGCTCTTCGAGGAGCACTCCCTGGACCGGGTGCGGGCGGCGATCGCCGAGCTGGGCCTCGGGGAATGGGTCGCGGGGCTGCCCGACGGCCTGGACACGGTGCTCGGACCCGGTGGCACCCGCCTCTCCGCGGGGGAGGAGCAACTGGTCGCGTTCGCGCGGCTGCTGATCCGCGACGTGCGGGTGGTGGTGCTCGACGAGGCGACCGCACGCATGGACCCGCTCACCGAGCACCGCGTCGTCGCGGCCGCCGACCGGCTGCTCGCCGGACGCACCGGTGTGCTGATCGCGCACCGGCTCTCCACGATCGAGCGTGCGCCGCTGGTCGCGGTGCTCGACCACGGCCGGGTGGTGCAGCAAGGATCTCGCGCCGAGCTGGCCCGGGTCGCGGGACCCTTCCGCGACCTGCTGGTGGCCAGCCGCGCCGAGGAGCGTCATCCCGGCACCCGTGCGAACGACGTCCTGGTCGACGAGGCCGGCGATGGGGCCGGCGAGGAGTCGGCCGGGGTCGCGCTGCCCGCGACCGCGGCGCAGACACCGTCCGGGCCGGCGGCCGCCGTCGGTGGGCGCCGTCGTCGAGGCGCGCCGCCGGAGCAGGCGGAGGTGGGCAGCGGCCCGTCCCTCGCCCGCGGCATCGCCCACGCGCTGCTGGTCCGTCCGGCCTGGGGTGTCGCCGGCGCCGCGCTGTTCCTGGGCGTGTCGTTGACCGGCGCCCAGGGCGCGGTCACCGGCCTGGTCTGGGGCCGGCTCGTCGAGGACCTGGAGGGCGGGTCCGCGCCGACGGGCCTCCTGGTCGCGCTGGTGGTGTCGCTGCTCGTTGCTCCGCTGATGCTCGCCGACGCCTTCTACCGCTATCCGCGCTGGTGGGTCGAGGTGCTGCTGCGCGTACGGATGTCGGTGCTGTTCGGGCAGACCGCCCAGCACCGGCTGCCGCGCACGCCTCCCGGCGAGGTGGTCGCCCGGGCGATGGACGCCGACCGCTACGCGCGCTACGCCGACCGCTGGGTCGACTTCGTCAACGGCCTGGTGATCGCCGCCGTCACCGCCGCCCTGGCCGGGACCTGGCTGGCGGGGGCGGTGCTGCTGACGGTGCTGGTGACCTCCGCGTTGGCCTCGGCGCTGGGCCGCCCGATCGCCGGGCGCTCGGCCGCGGCCGCCTCGACCGCCCGCGCGCGGTTCGGCCGCACGCTGGTCTCGGTGCTCGAGTCGGCCCGCACGGTGAAGCTGGCCGCCGCCACGCCGGCCGTGCACGCCCACCTGCAGCGCGTCGACGCGGGACGGGTCGCCGCGGCGGTGCGCGAGCACCGCGTCCAGGCGGTGCTCGACGGCGTACCCATGGTCATGGTGCAGGGCGGCGTCGTCGCCGCCTGGGCCGTCCACGCCACCGGCGGCTGGGGGCTGGGCACGACGCTGCTCGTCGCCAACGCGGTCGCCGGCTTCGACTGGTTCGGCCGGGTGGCGGGCATGGTCGTGACCGAGGCCCCCGGCACCCGGGCCTGGCAGCAGGAGACCAGCCGCTTCGCCGGTGGCGCGGACCTGATGGACCTCCCGCCGGGCGTCGACCTGGTGGCCGGCACCGCACCGCACCCGCCGCCGGCCGAGCGGATCGGGCTGCGCGAGCTCGAGCTGTCCGGGCTCACCGCGGTCCACGACGACGGCACCATCGGCGTGCACGACGTCGACCTGACCGTGCACGCCGGGGAGCTGGTGCTCCTGGTCGGCCAGGTGGGCTCGGGCAAGTCCAGCCTGCTCTCCGCGTTGGCCGGGCTGGTGGACCACCGGGGCCGGATCGCCTGGAACGGCACCCCGGTCGAGGATGCGCAGGTCTTCCTGCGCCCCGGCCAGGTGGCCCACGTGGCGCAGGTGCCGCGGGTGCTGTCGGGCACCTTCGCCGACAACGTGCGGCTCGGACACGACCGGCGCTTCGAGGACCCGGTCGCGGCGGCGCGACTCGGCGCCGACGTCGCCGACGCCGGCGGCAAGGACGCCCTGGTCGGGCACCGCGGCGTCCGGCTCTCCGGCGGACAGGTGCAGCGCCTGGCGCTCGCCCGTGCGCTGGCCACGGACGCCGAGCTGCTGCTGGCCGACGACGTCTCCAGCGCCCTCGACGCGACGACGGAGCTCGAGCTGTGGAGCGCCCTGCGCACGCGCGGTACGACGGTCATCGGGGCCACGTCCAAGCGCTCCGCGCTCGCCCGGGCCGACCGGGTCGTGGTCCTTGTCGACGGCGAGGTCCGCGAGGTGGGGCCCTGGGCCGAGCTGGCCGAGCGGTGGGGCCACCTGGCCGGCTGA